In Morganella morganii, the following are encoded in one genomic region:
- a CDS encoding putative hemolysin → MISVPFLRRPGRVLCSVIVAAAAFAAGCSSSPDTVQQKQIPRYQQPLIDLTEDARASCSYAGGTPSLIRELNGAQTPGCQFANGKRCSQQSLLSGSCGSVL, encoded by the coding sequence ATGATATCAGTTCCATTTCTCCGCCGTCCGGGGCGGGTATTGTGCAGTGTTATTGTTGCGGCAGCGGCTTTTGCTGCGGGTTGCAGCAGTTCACCGGATACGGTGCAGCAGAAACAGATCCCGCGCTATCAGCAACCGTTAATTGATTTAACCGAAGATGCCCGTGCCAGCTGCAGCTATGCAGGCGGAACGCCGTCACTTATCCGCGAGCTGAACGGCGCACAGACACCGGGGTGTCAGTTTGCCAACGGCAAACGCTGCAGTCAGCAGTCACTGCTTTCCGGAAGTTGCGGATCGGTATTGTGA
- a CDS encoding SMR family transporter, translating to MNGLLWLTLAVGAEVVATSMLRAADGFTRLIPSVVVVIGYCVSFWALSQVVRMMPLGIAYAIWSGMGIVIVSAAAYFIYHQKLDLPAVIGMALIIAGVLVINLFSKSSVH from the coding sequence ATGAATGGTTTATTGTGGCTGACGCTGGCCGTGGGCGCAGAAGTGGTGGCGACCTCAATGTTACGGGCGGCGGACGGTTTTACCCGGCTGATACCGTCGGTCGTGGTGGTTATCGGTTATTGTGTGTCGTTCTGGGCACTGTCTCAGGTGGTGCGGATGATGCCGCTGGGGATAGCGTATGCTATCTGGTCCGGAATGGGGATTGTGATTGTCTCTGCCGCCGCTTATTTTATCTATCACCAGAAACTGGATTTACCCGCAGTTATCGGGATGGCTCTCATTATTGCGGGTGTATTAGTGATAAATTTATTCTCGAAAAGCAGTGTTCACTGA
- the dsbB gene encoding disulfide bond formation protein DsbB gives MLTYLYECSRGRSAWFLLMISALALDGIALFFQHGMGLQPCVMCIYERIAVLGIAFAGFLGWIAPRSAIIRWLAIVLWIYSGIAGLQLSWEHTMIQLYPSPFNTCDFFVNFPEWLPLNTWLPSVFEASGDCAVQQWVFLKLDMPQWLIGIFAVYLLISALVLLSQFIHRKQPRRLF, from the coding sequence ATGCTGACTTATCTTTATGAGTGTTCGCGGGGCCGCAGTGCATGGTTTTTACTGATGATCTCCGCACTGGCACTCGACGGTATCGCCCTGTTCTTTCAGCACGGAATGGGATTACAGCCGTGTGTGATGTGTATTTATGAACGTATTGCCGTTCTGGGCATTGCCTTTGCCGGATTCCTGGGCTGGATAGCGCCGCGCAGCGCCATTATCCGCTGGCTGGCTATTGTCCTGTGGATTTACAGCGGGATTGCCGGATTACAGCTGTCATGGGAACACACCATGATCCAGCTCTACCCGTCTCCGTTCAATACCTGTGATTTCTTTGTGAATTTCCCGGAATGGCTGCCGCTCAATACCTGGCTTCCGTCAGTGTTCGAAGCATCCGGTGACTGTGCGGTTCAGCAATGGGTATTCCTGAAACTGGATATGCCGCAGTGGCTTATCGGTATCTTTGCTGTATATCTGCTGATCAGTGCGCTGGTATTATTATCCCAGTTCATTCACCGCAAACAGCCGCGTCGCCTGTTCTGA
- the fadR gene encoding fatty acid metabolism transcriptional regulator FadR has translation MVIKAQSPAGFAEEYIIESIWNNRFPPGSILPAERELSELIGVTRTTLREVLQRLARDGWLTIQHGKPTKINNFWETSGLNILETIARLDHESAPKLIENLLAARTNIASIFIRTAFRNNPEKSLEILSQENEPDDNSDAFSQYDYDVFRGLAFASGNPIYGLILNGLKGLYTRVGRFYFASPEARKLARNFYQQLTGLCREKAYDKVLDCVRSYGKESGTIWQTMQSGIAQDLNPQ, from the coding sequence ATGGTAATCAAGGCGCAGAGCCCTGCGGGGTTTGCAGAAGAGTATATTATTGAAAGTATCTGGAATAACCGCTTTCCGCCGGGATCCATTTTACCCGCAGAGCGTGAGTTATCTGAACTGATTGGTGTGACCCGGACAACCCTGCGTGAAGTGTTACAACGCCTTGCCAGAGATGGCTGGCTGACGATTCAGCACGGTAAACCGACAAAAATTAATAATTTCTGGGAAACATCCGGACTGAACATCCTGGAAACCATTGCCCGTCTCGATCACGAAAGCGCGCCGAAACTGATTGAGAACCTGCTGGCAGCCAGGACCAATATTGCCTCTATTTTTATCCGTACTGCGTTTCGCAATAATCCGGAAAAATCACTGGAAATTCTCAGTCAGGAAAATGAACCGGATGATAATTCCGATGCGTTCAGCCAGTATGATTATGACGTGTTCCGCGGCCTGGCATTTGCCTCTGGTAACCCGATTTACGGTCTGATCCTCAACGGTCTGAAAGGGTTGTACACCCGTGTCGGCCGCTTCTATTTCGCAAGCCCGGAAGCCCGTAAACTGGCGCGGAATTTTTATCAGCAGCTGACCGGCCTGTGCCGCGAAAAAGCCTATGATAAAGTGCTGGATTGTGTCCGCAGCTACGGCAAAGAGAGCGGTACTATCTGGCAGACCATGCAGAGCGGCATTGCACAGGATCTGAATCCGCAGTAA
- the nhaB gene encoding sodium/proton antiporter NhaB, giving the protein MEISMRQAFLKNFMGHSPDWYKLAIILFLIINPVVYFFIDPFTAGWLLVIEFIFTLAMALKCYPLQPGGLLAIEAVLIGMTSPAQISHEIVNNLEVILLLIFMVAGIYFMKQLLLFLFTKLLLSIRSKRALSLAFCLASAFLSAFLDALTVIAVVISVSVGFYAIYHQYASSGKETVTLSDDEFIDSTEKRQTLDQFRAFLRSLMMHAGIGTALGGVMTMVGEPQNLIIAKHAGWDFVNFFLRMAPVTIPVFVCGLLVCYLVERFKLFGYGAELPERVRAVLEDNAQKSAARRTKQEKMQLIVQGLIGIWLITALALHLAEVGLIGLSVIILATAFCGITEEHALGEAFEEALPFTALLTVFFSVVAVIVDQKLFTPFIQFVLSSDPSSQLSLFYLFNGLLSAVSDNVFVGTVYINEAMTAMKAGLVSYTQYEYLAVAINTGTNLPSVATPNGQAAFLFLLTSALAPLIRLSYGKMVIMALPYTIVMTLVGFFGVELWLVPVSEWMAANGVITLP; this is encoded by the coding sequence ATGGAAATATCAATGCGGCAGGCCTTCCTGAAGAACTTCATGGGTCACTCCCCTGACTGGTATAAGCTTGCTATTATTCTTTTTTTAATTATAAATCCGGTTGTTTACTTCTTTATTGACCCTTTTACAGCCGGCTGGCTGCTGGTCATTGAGTTTATTTTCACCCTTGCGATGGCGCTGAAATGCTATCCGCTGCAACCCGGCGGCCTGCTGGCGATTGAGGCGGTACTGATCGGCATGACATCGCCGGCGCAAATCAGCCATGAGATTGTGAATAACCTTGAGGTTATCCTGCTGCTGATCTTTATGGTTGCCGGTATTTACTTTATGAAGCAGCTGCTGCTGTTTCTGTTTACCAAACTGCTCCTGTCTATCCGTTCCAAACGCGCGCTTTCTCTTGCTTTCTGTCTGGCAAGTGCCTTTTTATCCGCGTTTCTGGATGCACTGACGGTGATCGCCGTGGTGATCAGTGTGTCTGTCGGGTTTTATGCGATTTATCATCAGTATGCCTCTTCCGGAAAAGAAACGGTGACGCTCAGTGATGATGAATTTATCGACAGCACCGAAAAGCGCCAGACACTGGACCAGTTCCGCGCCTTTCTGCGCAGCCTGATGATGCATGCCGGTATCGGTACTGCTCTCGGCGGCGTGATGACCATGGTCGGTGAACCGCAGAACCTGATTATTGCCAAACATGCCGGGTGGGATTTCGTGAATTTCTTCCTGCGCATGGCACCGGTGACAATTCCGGTGTTTGTCTGTGGTCTGCTGGTCTGCTACCTGGTGGAACGGTTTAAACTGTTCGGTTACGGTGCGGAACTGCCGGAGCGGGTCAGAGCCGTACTGGAAGATAATGCACAAAAATCCGCAGCACGCCGGACTAAACAGGAAAAAATGCAGCTGATTGTTCAGGGCCTTATCGGTATCTGGCTGATTACTGCGCTGGCTCTGCATCTCGCCGAAGTCGGACTTATCGGTTTATCAGTGATTATTCTCGCGACGGCATTCTGCGGGATCACGGAAGAACATGCTCTCGGTGAGGCTTTCGAAGAAGCACTGCCGTTTACCGCACTGCTGACTGTGTTTTTCTCCGTCGTTGCGGTAATTGTTGACCAGAAATTATTCACACCGTTTATCCAGTTTGTCCTCAGTTCGGATCCGTCGTCGCAGTTGTCGCTGTTCTATCTGTTCAACGGCCTGCTTTCGGCGGTCTCTGATAACGTCTTTGTCGGCACGGTCTATATCAATGAGGCAATGACGGCGATGAAAGCCGGACTGGTATCCTATACACAGTATGAATATCTGGCCGTTGCTATCAATACCGGGACAAACCTGCCGTCAGTGGCGACACCAAACGGCCAGGCGGCATTCCTGTTCCTGCTGACGTCCGCACTGGCACCGCTGATCCGGCTTTCCTACGGAAAAATGGTGATCATGGCGCTGCCTTACACCATCGTGATGACACTGGTCGGTTTCTTCGGTGTTGAATTATGGCTGGTGCCGGTTTCAGAATGGATGGCTGCCAATGGTGTGATTACACTGCCGTAA